Proteins encoded in a region of the Muntiacus reevesi chromosome 21, mMunRee1.1, whole genome shotgun sequence genome:
- the CLDN8 gene encoding claudin-8 yields MATYALQIAGLVLGGVGMVGTVAVTVMPQWRVSAFIGSNIVVFENLWEGLWMSCMRHANIRMQCKIYDSLLALSPDLQAARGLMCAASVLAFLAFMTAVLGMQCTRCAGDDETVKGHLLLTAGVLFIITGLVVLIPVSWVANSIIRDFYNPIVDIAQKRELGEALYIGWTTALVLIVGGMLFCCVSCCHEKSSSYRYSIPSHRTTQKSYHTVKKSPSVYSRSQYV; encoded by the coding sequence ATGGCTACCTACGCCCTGCAAATCGCCGGGCTGGTGCTCGGTGGGGTGGGCATGGTGGGCACAGTGGCTGTCACGGTCATGCCTCAGTGGAGAGTGTCTGCCTTCATTGGAAGCAACATTGTGGTCTTTGAAAACCTCTGGGAAGGACTGTGGATGAGTTGCATGAGGCATGCTAACATCAGAATGCAGTGCAAAATCTACGACTCGCTGCTGGCTCTCTCTCCGGACCTGCAGGCAGCCAGAGGACTGATGTGCGCCGCCTCCGTGCTCGCCTTCCTGGCTTTCATGACGGCCGTCCTTGGCATGCAGTGTACCAGGTGCGCGGGGGACGACGAGACGGTGAAAGGTCACCTTCTGCTGACCGCCGGGGTGCTTTTCATCATCACAGGCCTCGTGGTGCTCATCCCCGTGAGCTGGGTTGCCAACTCCATCATCAGAGACTTCTACAACCCAATAGTGGATATTGCCCAAAAACGGGAGCTGGGAGAAGCCCTCTACATAGGCTGGACCACGGCCCTGGTGCTGATCGTCGGAGGGATGCTGTTCTGTTGTGTTTCTTGTTGCCATGAAAAAAGCAGTAGCTACAGATACTCCATCCCGTCCCACCGAACAACCCAGAAGAGCTACCACACCGTGAAGAAGTCGCCGAGCGTGTACTCCAGAAGTCAGTACGTGTAG